One segment of Brienomyrus brachyistius isolate T26 unplaced genomic scaffold, BBRACH_0.4 scaffold38, whole genome shotgun sequence DNA contains the following:
- the LOC125722374 gene encoding syncytin-A-like, whose amino-acid sequence MEGCVACVVAKPQLYTELAPLHPEDTWGYACMLALTREATPTHCSSLASIFPPIDNTTKAGPFTPHKGKGEYLCFNFTGTGPPIGEVPSDWCKCHQQNVTGTGQIGHWARSGLYWYCGRNKLRVWMPISSQGVCAMVRLGAPLVLIGERPTRLSVTTSPLPLRRRRHVLGKWSAHNFNPTVDSPTYIDAIGIPRGVPDEYRLEDQVAAGFENIPIVAAIFPITPNKNVDRINYVHYNVLRLSNLARDIVEGLAGQLGPTSLMVVQNRLALDILLAEKVGVCAMFGDICCTFIPNNTAPDGSVTKALEGLRTLSKTMHELSEIENLWDDWMTSMFGQWEGLMAPLLLSIATFSAILVTCGCCCIPCLRALTIRFITSTIEKRDAHTNMLMMPLLADLAGEGEEGEPSAGQVRPL is encoded by the coding sequence ATGGAAGGTTGTGTGGCCTGCGTGGTGGCCAAGCCCCAGCTATATACAGAGCTGGCCCCACTGCATCCAGAAGACACCTGGGGGTATGCCTGCATGTTAGCCCTTACCAGGGAAGCAACCCCCACACACTGTAGTTCTCTGGCATCCATCTTTCCTCCTATAGATAACACTACAAAGGCAGGGCCCTTTACACCCCATAAAGGTAAAGGAGAATACCTCTGTTTTAACTTTACAGGGACAGGTCCACCCATAGGAGAGGTGCCCAGCGACTGGTGCAAATGCCACCAACAAAATGTCACTGGGACTGGTCAGATAGGGCACTGGGCCCGCTCAGGTCTTTACTGGTACTGTGGTCGAAACAAACTCCGAGTCTGGATGCCCATAAGCAGTCAGGGAGTGTGTGCTATGGTTAGGTTGGGGGCCCCTCTGGTGCTGATAGGTGAACGACCCACAAGGCTGAGTGTCACcacctcccctctccccctccggAGAAGAAGGCATGTACTAGGGAAATGGAGTGCTCACAACTTTAACCCCACCGTGGACTCTCCAACTTATATAGATGCCATAGGTATTCCGAGGGGAGTCCCGGACGAATACAGGCTGGAGGACCAAGTGGCTGCGGGGTTCGAGAACATCCCAATAGTGGCAGCAATCTTTCCCATAACCCCAAATAAGAATGTGGATCGCATCAACTATGTCCACTATAATGTGCTCCGTCTCTCCAATCTCGCACGAGACATAGTAGAGGGCCTAGCTGGACAACTAGGCCCCACCTCCCTGATGGTTGTGCAGAACAGACTTGCTCTAGATATTTTGCTGGCAGAAAAAGTGGGCGTGTGTGCCATGTTTGGGGACATCTGTTGCACTTTCATCCCCAATAACACTGCCCCAGACGGGTCCGTCACTAAGGCATTAGAGGGCCTCCGCACTCTCTCCAAAACCATGCATGAACTCTCCGAAATAGAGAACCTCTGGGATGACTGGATGACCTCCATGTTTGGGCAGTGGGAAGGTTTGATGGCTCCGCTATTATTATCGATTGCTACATTCTCTGCTATACTAGTTACCTGCGGGTGTTGCTGCATTCCTTGCCTGCGTGCTCTCACAATTCGGTTTATCACGTCCACAATAGAGAAGAGGGACGCCCACACGAACATGCTGATGATGCCCCTCCTGGCTGACCTGGCTGGTGAAGGGGAGGAAGGGGAGCCATCGGCTGGCCAGGTGCGTCCCCTTTAA